Proteins found in one Thalassomonas actiniarum genomic segment:
- a CDS encoding xanthine dehydrogenase family protein molybdopterin-binding subunit: MNSFSSSRRTFIKRCVISGIAVYSAPLLWKMGNSQAAGLSEALTAQFKASNKLKFRMDGIAKVTGEKIYGRDYRAMDMPGWPDQQGYAYILRLDDAGHVYQGFDLNMLPQQARPNQVITAKELERDGVSLPPFFGSDMLLPEGKTAHYLGHAVAILLFDDFAAFKQAKNLLQFNKKVIRYGEKTAFVSESKDPYTSWRIIREEGESGPSGEDKYSPLQDGIFFPHYKAHRPQWPEVMDQQGSVSERGMYYAGRINEDITGGNENWQVLEREYRTQIIDPMMMEPEAFNGWFDEKEGTFHTVITSQSPQDYQEQAVHMLKHGPLAGKVKNLVVHSPFIGGGFGAKDHSIFPYYGLVAAMYAGKPIRLANDRFEQFQAGLKRHPFTMKNRLAVDKKTLKIKALTADMTVDGGGRVNFTGSVTMVGATALQSIYYIPRNDIKATAYASRNPDSGSMRGYGTLQSMATMESMMNEMAGDLKVDAIDLRRANVMESGQRNTQGAIPNGALRYREMLDMAQQHPMWLERAAKKAAFEAANPGKKYGVGFGITTKDYGTGAAAPSAAVRLSKTGKIEVDICFMEMGTGTQSSQAVVVKDKLGVIADKVTVAEVDAWQAMQQIQTHNPYFINQQQQDEMEKNPRWTPVIGMASAASMSSYYQTHATKAAAEVIFRHGIWPAAVAIWSEKYFNGAMAPNNLNDAGAARWVDGKLTTQGYPPLSIEVLAQRVHDMGLVTGAMVHAFNRWAWSEATYDILGQEVNLEVDALALQYGDGANDRQKAAMNSKGYHLLDRTSVNYPETALNNAMVTYYAPCAAMVEIAVNEGNGEVEILNSHTWLEAGKVIVEELVEGQIQGGLAMGVGHALYEEIPSFEDGAGNGTWNLNRYKVPLASQVGVWNQQHTILPPLSDTDPSKGIGEVVMISIVPALVEAVYQATSVRFYDLPMTSQKIKGAIS, from the coding sequence ATGAATTCTTTTAGTTCTTCCCGGCGAACGTTTATCAAGCGTTGCGTCATCAGCGGCATCGCCGTTTATTCCGCACCACTGCTTTGGAAAATGGGCAATAGCCAGGCAGCCGGTTTATCCGAAGCATTAACCGCACAATTTAAAGCCAGCAATAAACTGAAATTCCGTATGGACGGTATCGCCAAGGTCACGGGGGAAAAAATTTATGGCCGGGATTACCGTGCCATGGATATGCCGGGCTGGCCGGATCAACAGGGCTATGCCTATATTTTGCGGCTGGACGATGCCGGGCATGTCTATCAAGGGTTTGATCTGAATATGTTGCCCCAACAGGCAAGGCCGAACCAGGTGATCACCGCTAAGGAGCTTGAGCGTGACGGCGTGAGCCTGCCGCCATTTTTCGGCAGTGATATGTTATTGCCGGAGGGGAAAACCGCCCATTACCTCGGGCATGCGGTAGCGATTTTATTATTTGATGATTTTGCCGCTTTTAAGCAGGCGAAAAACCTGTTGCAGTTCAATAAAAAAGTGATCCGCTACGGTGAAAAAACCGCATTTGTTTCCGAAAGTAAAGATCCCTATACCAGCTGGCGTATTATCCGTGAAGAAGGTGAAAGCGGTCCGTCGGGTGAGGACAAATACAGTCCGTTGCAGGACGGGATCTTTTTTCCTCATTATAAAGCCCACCGGCCCCAATGGCCGGAAGTGATGGATCAGCAGGGCAGTGTTTCAGAGCGCGGCATGTATTATGCCGGCCGTATCAACGAAGATATTACCGGAGGCAATGAAAACTGGCAGGTGCTGGAAAGAGAATACCGCACCCAGATCATAGATCCCATGATGATGGAGCCGGAAGCCTTTAACGGCTGGTTTGATGAAAAAGAAGGCACTTTCCACACAGTGATCACTTCACAATCGCCGCAAGATTATCAGGAGCAGGCGGTGCATATGCTTAAGCATGGTCCGCTGGCGGGCAAAGTGAAAAATCTGGTGGTGCATTCCCCCTTTATCGGCGGCGGTTTCGGCGCCAAAGATCATTCCATCTTCCCTTATTACGGTTTAGTGGCCGCCATGTATGCCGGCAAACCTATACGCCTGGCCAATGACAGGTTTGAGCAGTTCCAGGCGGGATTAAAACGTCATCCTTTTACTATGAAAAACCGTTTGGCGGTGGATAAAAAGACCCTGAAGATAAAAGCCCTGACCGCAGATATGACAGTGGACGGCGGCGGCCGGGTCAATTTTACCGGCTCTGTGACTATGGTGGGGGCAACGGCGCTGCAAAGCATTTATTATATTCCCCGCAATGATATCAAGGCGACCGCCTATGCTTCCCGCAACCCCGACAGCGGCTCTATGCGCGGTTATGGTACCCTGCAGTCCATGGCGACGATGGAGTCTATGATGAATGAAATGGCCGGCGATCTTAAGGTGGATGCCATAGATCTGCGCAGGGCCAATGTCATGGAATCCGGACAGCGCAATACCCAGGGTGCTATCCCCAACGGCGCCTTGCGTTACCGGGAAATGCTGGATATGGCGCAGCAGCATCCGATGTGGCTGGAGCGCGCGGCTAAAAAAGCCGCCTTCGAAGCGGCTAATCCCGGGAAAAAATACGGGGTAGGTTTTGGTATTACCACCAAAGATTACGGTACCGGGGCGGCAGCGCCGAGTGCGGCGGTGCGTTTATCGAAAACCGGTAAAATTGAAGTTGATATCTGCTTTATGGAGATGGGCACAGGCACGCAAAGCTCACAGGCTGTGGTGGTGAAAGATAAGCTTGGAGTGATAGCCGATAAGGTGACGGTAGCGGAAGTGGATGCGTGGCAGGCGATGCAGCAGATCCAAACCCATAATCCTTATTTTATTAACCAGCAGCAACAGGATGAGATGGAAAAAAATCCCCGCTGGACCCCGGTGATTGGTATGGCATCGGCGGCGTCGATGTCATCTTATTATCAAACCCATGCCACCAAGGCGGCGGCCGAGGTGATTTTCCGTCACGGTATCTGGCCGGCGGCTGTGGCTATCTGGAGTGAAAAATACTTTAACGGCGCCATGGCGCCCAATAACTTAAATGATGCCGGTGCTGCCCGTTGGGTGGACGGTAAGCTTACCACTCAAGGTTATCCGCCGTTATCGATTGAAGTGCTGGCGCAACGTGTCCATGACATGGGGCTAGTCACAGGCGCCATGGTGCATGCCTTTAACCGCTGGGCCTGGAGCGAAGCGACTTATGACATCCTGGGGCAGGAAGTTAATTTAGAAGTGGATGCTCTGGCACTGCAATACGGTGACGGTGCAAATGACCGGCAAAAAGCCGCCATGAATTCCAAAGGTTATCATCTGCTCGATCGTACCAGTGTCAACTACCCGGAAACCGCGTTAAATAATGCCATGGTGACTTACTATGCACCTTGTGCTGCTATGGTGGAAATCGCCGTCAATGAAGGCAATGGCGAGGTCGAGATCCTAAACTCCCATACCTGGCTTGAAGCCGGCAAGGTAATTGTCGAAGAGCTGGTGGAAGGGCAAATACAGGGGGGGCTGGCCATGGGGGTCGGTCATGCCCTCTATGAAGAAATTCCGTCATTTGAGGACGGCGCCGGCAACGGTACCTGGAACCTGAACCGTTATAAGGTGCCTTTGGCCAGCCAGGTGGGGGTATGGAACCAACAGCATACTATTTTACCGCCGCTTTCCGATACCGATCCCAGCAAAGGCATAGGGGAGGTGGTGATGATTTCCATCGTACCAGCGCTGGTTGAAGCGGTATACCAGGCAACCTCTGTTCGTTTTTATGACCTTCCGATGACATCACAAAAAATTAAGGGGGCGATTTCATGA
- a CDS encoding substrate-binding periplasmic protein, producing the protein MDKHNKFYPLLLLWLYSAVAWAQESLRVVTEHLPPYQIVSNKRVVAGSSYLLMQEVLKRAGYSVQIEALPWARAYQTALTDKNVVIFSMTRSRERERLFHWIGELRALSYTFYSLRASTGIRVNSIEQALHYTVVAVRNSVEADILQQQGFKQGKNLILTTGHVEAWQVLLKGRADIIYANELIGDNIHLSIGEQLTPFVKQPFSGIRAALYVAASKTSDVEIVTRLSQALQSVKKDGTFEKFLNSQ; encoded by the coding sequence ATGGATAAGCACAACAAGTTTTATCCGCTACTTTTACTTTGGCTCTATAGTGCCGTCGCCTGGGCACAGGAATCGCTTAGGGTGGTGACCGAACACTTACCCCCTTATCAAATTGTCAGCAACAAACGTGTGGTGGCGGGCAGCTCCTACCTGTTAATGCAAGAGGTGTTAAAGCGTGCCGGTTATTCGGTGCAGATAGAAGCTTTACCCTGGGCGCGTGCCTATCAGACGGCGCTGACTGATAAAAATGTGGTGATTTTCTCCATGACTCGCAGCCGTGAACGCGAACGCCTTTTTCATTGGATAGGTGAGCTCAGGGCACTTAGTTATACCTTTTATTCACTAAGAGCGAGTACCGGAATCAGGGTCAATTCTATCGAGCAGGCATTGCACTATACCGTGGTAGCGGTCAGAAACAGTGTTGAAGCCGATATTTTACAGCAACAGGGTTTTAAGCAGGGGAAAAATCTGATTTTAACTACCGGTCATGTCGAGGCCTGGCAAGTCTTGCTTAAAGGGCGTGCCGATATCATCTATGCCAATGAATTGATCGGCGACAATATACATCTCAGCATAGGAGAGCAACTTACCCCCTTTGTTAAGCAGCCTTTTTCCGGTATACGGGCGGCGTTATATGTTGCGGCGAGTAAAACAAGCGATGTTGAGATTGTTACCCGCCTGTCCCAGGCGCTGCAGTCGGTAAAAAAAGACGGTACTTTTGAAAAATTCCTCAACAGCCAATAG
- a CDS encoding LysE family translocator produces the protein MMVSILLSMFIFALTGAISPGPVNIIATGSGAAFGFRKTLPHITGASLAYTLIVFLSGSGLLAILEIFPGIFSLLQYLGAGFLLYMAYKLATAKTQAAAGHQNSRAPRLFEGMLAQGLNPKAWLVALSGCSIFVGASDQGQSYLFAFCIISALVCFFSIATWAAVGTLIQKYLSDTRHQVMFNRIMGLLLAATVLTIFQ, from the coding sequence ATGATGGTTTCAATATTACTCTCTATGTTTATCTTTGCCCTTACCGGGGCCATTTCTCCCGGGCCGGTAAATATTATAGCGACCGGCAGCGGCGCGGCTTTTGGTTTCAGGAAAACCTTACCCCATATCACAGGAGCCAGCCTGGCCTATACCCTGATAGTCTTTTTATCCGGTTCCGGGCTGCTGGCAATTCTGGAGATTTTTCCCGGTATTTTTTCCCTGTTGCAATATCTGGGGGCAGGCTTTTTACTCTATATGGCGTATAAATTGGCTACGGCAAAAACACAGGCCGCCGCCGGCCATCAAAACTCCAGGGCGCCGCGCTTATTTGAAGGCATGCTTGCCCAGGGACTAAACCCCAAAGCCTGGCTGGTTGCCCTCTCCGGCTGCAGCATCTTTGTCGGTGCGAGCGATCAGGGGCAAAGCTACCTGTTCGCCTTTTGTATTATTTCCGCCCTGGTGTGTTTTTTCTCCATTGCCACCTGGGCGGCCGTCGGCACCTTAATACAGAAATACTTGTCTGATACCCGGCATCAGGTTATGTTTAACCGGATAATGGGGTTATTGCTGGCGGCAACGGTATTGACCATTTTCCAATGA
- a CDS encoding AraC family transcriptional regulator — translation MSQKNQPPLAANNQAQSQGMFYQTSRVLPYITMRRATRSAACYHTHSHDEFSFGVIDNGMADYHNMRHKGQIGAGTSVTMNPGDAHSCNPSKGDWCYRMLFVDSDWVAALQQEAMNTRGQDYLTFDKMYQTDSASYQEFNRLFNSLQQDTNPLALESLLIEYLLPRFARGSDITDKAATRDIYRLNQVKELIMDQLESNLSLDEFVACAGLSRYHLIRSFKQLYGQSPHAFQLDQRISKAKKLLAQGKSIIETAGKLGFADQSHFHRHFQKRIALTPKQYQNLFKRG, via the coding sequence ATGAGCCAAAAAAACCAGCCGCCGCTTGCGGCAAACAATCAAGCTCAAAGCCAGGGCATGTTTTATCAGACCTCCCGGGTCTTGCCTTATATCACCATGCGCAGGGCGACACGTTCGGCTGCCTGTTACCACACCCATTCCCATGACGAGTTTTCATTCGGCGTGATCGATAACGGCATGGCCGACTACCACAATATGCGCCATAAAGGCCAAATCGGTGCGGGCACAAGCGTAACCATGAATCCCGGGGATGCCCATTCCTGCAACCCCAGCAAGGGGGACTGGTGTTACCGCATGTTATTTGTCGATAGCGACTGGGTCGCCGCTTTGCAGCAAGAAGCCATGAATACCCGGGGACAGGACTACCTGACTTTTGACAAGATGTATCAGACAGACAGCGCCAGCTACCAGGAATTTAACCGGCTTTTTAACAGCTTGCAGCAAGATACCAATCCCCTGGCATTAGAAAGCCTGTTAATAGAGTACCTGTTGCCGCGTTTTGCTAGGGGCTCCGATATCACGGACAAGGCAGCAACACGGGATATTTACCGCCTTAACCAGGTGAAAGAGCTGATCATGGACCAGCTGGAGAGCAACCTTTCTCTGGATGAGTTTGTCGCCTGCGCCGGATTAAGCCGCTACCACCTGATCCGCAGTTTTAAGCAGCTTTACGGCCAGAGCCCCCATGCCTTCCAACTGGATCAAAGGATCAGCAAAGCCAAAAAATTACTGGCGCAAGGTAAAAGCATTATCGAAACCGCCGGTAAACTCGGCTTTGCCGATCAAAGCCACTTTCATCGCCACTTCCAAAAACGCATCGCCCTGACCCCGAAACAATACCAAAACCTGTTCAAGCGCGGTTAA
- a CDS encoding tetratricopeptide repeat protein, translated as MDFIANLFQTVFLLNTTEITLILLAVALVVILLSHKRILSVLKSLTGPLFKRVQLSVLRLLPKKQQESIFNKEICSVLNQARGFRLKGQFTEAKGMYQKVIDKVEVYLDEAAVVFEHEHDDKLVCAQAYLDAGHDCQNRGEFSHALEHYRHSRELTPGTDEKSKICHASATSASAFIHHVQGDDKAALQEFNQARQVFEQLDERLGVAGTYKGLARISYVAGHLQDALSYYNQAYGEYVEAKDSFGQAQVRLGIGGIYLAQGLTDRAQYEFDQAYDIFKNDSNLRGLASTIFNYALLDLDRHKVSTALGELQTANVFFTFIESKFEQANAYLLLGQSLIQTMKLDEAEEALEKAYKLYKKMGVSSGLAHVDYSRGNLKLTANNHALARQYYSKAIERYPNNLSKAQALRSLGNSYFITGDFQQSEQNYRTGLQICMNLNCRKDEAKLRRKLGYLAMVQGNFEEAGMFFNSSLESLPADCVEEKTLGILYKAMLIIEKCYDISEELTENRKTAFEYHMQSAGEEYHQALRLYIYGRYYLLKGKHFSARECLLTAKSHFELNNQLCWLFRCYYALGKNELENGLLNLSAHTRENSLHYLRPGYQLAQQMQCQRAVSLFKILIEQLR; from the coding sequence ATGGACTTTATTGCTAACCTCTTTCAGACCGTATTCCTGCTTAATACCACAGAGATCACCTTAATCTTATTGGCTGTTGCCCTTGTTGTTATCCTACTCAGCCATAAACGTATCCTGTCGGTGCTAAAAAGCCTGACCGGCCCTTTATTCAAGCGGGTACAGCTCAGTGTGCTGCGGTTATTGCCAAAGAAACAGCAGGAGTCGATTTTTAACAAAGAAATTTGCTCTGTACTCAATCAGGCCAGGGGGTTCAGGTTAAAGGGGCAGTTTACCGAAGCCAAGGGGATGTATCAGAAAGTAATTGATAAAGTTGAAGTTTACCTAGACGAAGCGGCGGTGGTTTTTGAGCATGAGCATGACGATAAGCTGGTGTGCGCCCAGGCCTATCTGGATGCCGGTCATGATTGTCAGAACCGGGGGGAGTTCAGTCATGCGCTGGAGCATTACCGTCATTCCCGGGAGCTGACCCCGGGCACGGATGAGAAAAGTAAAATTTGCCATGCCTCCGCGACATCCGCCTCGGCTTTCATTCATCATGTTCAGGGGGATGATAAAGCCGCCTTACAGGAATTTAACCAGGCAAGGCAGGTGTTTGAACAGCTGGACGAGCGCCTGGGGGTTGCCGGCACTTATAAGGGGCTGGCGCGTATTTCCTACGTGGCCGGACACCTGCAAGATGCCTTGTCCTATTATAACCAGGCCTACGGCGAGTATGTTGAAGCCAAAGATTCTTTCGGCCAGGCCCAGGTCAGGTTGGGCATAGGAGGCATATACCTGGCCCAGGGGTTAACGGACAGAGCCCAGTATGAGTTTGATCAAGCCTATGACATTTTCAAAAATGACAGTAACTTACGCGGTTTGGCCAGCACCATTTTTAATTATGCCTTGCTGGACCTGGACCGGCATAAAGTCTCGACCGCCTTGGGGGAGCTGCAAACGGCCAATGTCTTTTTTACCTTTATTGAAAGTAAATTTGAACAGGCCAATGCCTATTTGCTGCTGGGTCAGTCGCTGATCCAGACTATGAAGCTTGATGAAGCGGAAGAGGCACTGGAAAAGGCTTATAAGCTTTATAAAAAGATGGGGGTAAGCTCGGGGCTGGCCCATGTCGATTACAGCCGGGGCAATTTGAAATTAACCGCCAATAATCATGCCCTGGCCCGCCAGTATTACAGCAAAGCGATAGAAAGATATCCCAACAACCTCAGCAAGGCCCAGGCGCTGCGCAGTTTAGGCAACAGTTATTTTATCACCGGGGATTTTCAGCAGTCGGAGCAGAATTACCGCACCGGCTTGCAGATTTGCATGAATTTAAATTGCCGCAAAGATGAAGCGAAATTACGGCGCAAGCTGGGTTACCTGGCGATGGTGCAGGGGAATTTCGAGGAGGCGGGCATGTTTTTTAACAGCTCGCTGGAAAGTTTGCCTGCCGATTGTGTTGAAGAGAAAACCCTGGGGATCCTGTATAAGGCAATGCTGATCATAGAGAAATGTTATGATATCAGCGAAGAGTTAACGGAAAACCGCAAAACCGCCTTTGAGTACCATATGCAGTCGGCGGGAGAAGAATATCACCAGGCACTGCGATTATATATTTATGGCCGCTATTACCTGCTTAAGGGCAAGCATTTTAGTGCCAGGGAATGTTTATTGACCGCCAAAAGCCATTTTGAACTGAATAATCAGCTGTGCTGGCTGTTCCGTTGTTATTATGCCCTGGGGAAAAACGAACTGGAAAACGGTTTGCTCAATTTATCCGCCCATACCCGGGAAAACTCCCTGCATTACCTCCGGCCGGGTTATCAGCTTGCCCAGCAGATGCAGTGTCAGCGTGCCGTCAGCCTGTTTAAAATATTGATCGAGCAATTGCGTTAA
- the nirB gene encoding nitrite reductase large subunit NirB, with protein MNTSVVTSKKQSSAKQKIVVIGNGMVGHHFVEQLCLSAKAQDYDITVLSAEPRLAYDRVHLSSYFSGKSAADLALTTPESYRELGVTFELDAKVVALNKSDKTVTTARGESFSYDKLILATGSYPFVPPIEGNDREHCLVYRTIEDLAAIEHSARQGKVGVVVGGGLLGLEAANAIKQLGLETHVVEFAPQLMGVQLDKSGGELLRAMIEALNVKVHTEKATKIITDGQNCNHRMEFADGTHLETDLILFSAGIRPYDNLARDFDLALGERGGIVVDNHCLTSDQDIYAIGECALWNNFIFGLVAPGYQMAKVAAAHIQGEDKQFTGADMSTKLKLMGVDVGSIGDAHGKTPQARSYTYENQVAQTYKKIVVSPDGKHLLGAVLVGDTGDYDTLLQYALNGIELPELPESLILPSLQGEKPALGAESLPDSATICSCHNVTKGDIISAIDDGNTELKQLTSCTKASTGCGGCSALLKNVFEAELGKRGVEVKKDLCQHFAYNRTELFHIIKAEQIKTFEQLISKHGHGLGCEICKPTVASILASVWNDYILEDAHIPLQDTNDIFLGNMQKDGTYSVVPRIPGGEITPDKLIVIGEVAKQYNLYTKITGGQRIDLFGARVEQLPDIWKRLIDAGMETGHAYGKSLRTVKSCVGDTWCRYGVQDSMSMAIFLEERYKGLRSPHKLKFAVSGCTRECAEAQSKDIGVIATEHGWNLYVSGNGGMKPRHADLFATDLDDKTLVQYIDRYLMFYIRMADRLQRTSVWLENLEGGLEYAKSVVIDDHLGINDELEAQMQAIVASYQCEWKTTINNPEKVKRFRQFVNSGKSDSNVQFVTERAQIRPAREEEKHRGERIPTLDITENRPV; from the coding sequence ATGAACACAAGTGTAGTCACTTCCAAAAAGCAAAGCTCAGCAAAGCAGAAAATTGTCGTAATAGGTAATGGCATGGTGGGTCATCACTTTGTTGAACAACTCTGTCTCTCGGCTAAGGCGCAAGACTACGATATTACCGTGTTGTCGGCGGAACCCCGCCTCGCCTACGACCGGGTGCATTTATCCAGTTATTTTTCCGGTAAAAGCGCAGCGGATCTCGCCCTGACCACCCCGGAATCATACCGTGAACTGGGAGTGACCTTTGAACTTGACGCCAAAGTGGTTGCATTAAATAAAAGTGACAAAACCGTCACCACGGCCCGGGGGGAAAGCTTTAGCTATGACAAACTGATCCTGGCCACAGGCTCTTATCCCTTCGTGCCGCCGATCGAAGGCAATGACAGGGAGCATTGCCTGGTTTACCGCACCATAGAAGATTTAGCCGCCATCGAACACTCTGCCCGCCAAGGTAAAGTCGGCGTTGTCGTCGGCGGCGGCCTGCTCGGGTTAGAGGCGGCGAATGCCATCAAACAACTGGGGCTGGAAACCCATGTGGTGGAGTTTGCCCCGCAATTAATGGGGGTACAGTTAGACAAGTCCGGCGGAGAGCTGCTGAGAGCTATGATCGAAGCGCTCAACGTCAAGGTGCATACCGAAAAAGCCACCAAGATCATTACCGACGGCCAGAATTGCAATCACAGAATGGAGTTTGCCGACGGCACTCACCTGGAAACTGATTTGATCTTATTTTCCGCCGGTATCCGCCCCTACGACAACCTGGCCAGGGATTTTGATCTCGCCCTGGGTGAGCGCGGCGGCATAGTGGTGGATAACCATTGCCTGACCTCGGACCAGGATATCTACGCCATCGGGGAGTGCGCCCTGTGGAATAACTTTATTTTTGGCCTGGTAGCCCCGGGATACCAGATGGCGAAAGTCGCCGCCGCCCATATCCAGGGCGAAGACAAACAGTTTACCGGGGCCGACATGAGCACCAAGTTAAAACTGATGGGGGTCGATGTCGGCTCTATCGGCGATGCCCACGGCAAAACCCCTCAGGCCAGAAGTTACACCTATGAAAACCAGGTGGCGCAAACCTATAAAAAAATTGTCGTCAGCCCCGACGGCAAACACCTGCTCGGCGCCGTGCTGGTGGGGGATACCGGGGATTATGATACCTTATTGCAATATGCTCTCAACGGCATTGAATTACCCGAGCTGCCGGAAAGCCTGATCCTGCCGAGCCTGCAGGGGGAGAAACCCGCACTCGGGGCCGAGAGCTTACCCGATAGCGCCACCATCTGCTCCTGCCACAATGTCACTAAGGGCGATATCATCTCTGCCATAGACGATGGCAACACCGAGCTTAAACAGCTCACCTCCTGCACCAAGGCCAGCACCGGCTGCGGCGGCTGCAGCGCGTTACTGAAAAATGTCTTTGAAGCCGAGCTCGGCAAACGCGGCGTGGAAGTGAAAAAAGATCTCTGCCAGCATTTTGCCTATAACCGCACCGAGTTATTCCATATTATCAAAGCCGAGCAGATCAAAACCTTTGAGCAACTGATCAGTAAACATGGTCACGGGCTTGGCTGTGAAATTTGCAAACCCACGGTGGCCTCTATCCTGGCATCCGTCTGGAACGACTATATCCTGGAAGACGCCCATATACCGCTGCAGGACACCAATGATATCTTTCTCGGCAATATGCAAAAGGACGGCACCTATTCCGTGGTGCCCAGGATCCCGGGGGGAGAAATTACCCCGGACAAGCTGATCGTGATCGGCGAAGTGGCCAAGCAATATAATTTATACACCAAGATCACCGGCGGCCAGCGCATCGATTTATTCGGCGCCCGGGTCGAGCAATTGCCGGACATCTGGAAGCGGTTGATCGACGCCGGCATGGAAACCGGCCACGCCTACGGCAAATCCCTGCGTACGGTCAAATCCTGTGTCGGCGATACCTGGTGCCGTTACGGGGTCCAGGACAGCATGTCGATGGCGATTTTTCTCGAAGAAAGGTACAAGGGCCTGCGCTCCCCCCATAAGCTTAAATTTGCCGTATCCGGCTGTACCCGGGAATGCGCCGAGGCGCAAAGCAAGGATATCGGGGTGATCGCCACCGAACACGGCTGGAACCTCTATGTCAGCGGCAACGGCGGCATGAAACCCAGACATGCCGATCTCTTTGCCACGGATTTGGACGATAAAACCTTAGTGCAATACATCGACCGCTACCTGATGTTTTATATCCGCATGGCGGACCGGTTGCAGCGCACCTCGGTCTGGCTGGAAAATCTCGAAGGAGGCCTGGAGTATGCCAAGTCTGTGGTCATCGACGACCACCTCGGCATCAATGATGAACTCGAAGCGCAAATGCAGGCCATAGTCGCCAGCTACCAGTGCGAATGGAAAACCACCATCAACAACCCGGAAAAAGTGAAACGTTTCCGTCAATTTGTCAATTCCGGCAAAAGCGACAGCAATGTCCAGTTTGTCACCGAGCGGGCGCAAATCAGGCCGGCCCGTGAGGAAGAAAAACACAGGGGGGAGCGGATCCCAACCCTGGATATCACCGAAAACAGGCCTGTATAA
- the nirD gene encoding nitrite reductase small subunit NirD has translation MANNKSWHTVCHKQDLITDAGICALINQDEQVAIFLINNQQVYSIANWDPIGQANVLSRGITGDEQGEIFVASPLYKQRYSLTSGHCLDDDAITVRHYPTRIEDEQVQILA, from the coding sequence ATGGCTAATAACAAAAGCTGGCACACCGTCTGCCATAAGCAAGATTTGATCACCGACGCCGGCATATGCGCCTTAATCAATCAGGATGAGCAGGTGGCCATTTTTTTAATCAACAACCAGCAGGTATATTCCATCGCCAACTGGGATCCCATAGGCCAAGCCAACGTGCTCTCCCGCGGCATTACCGGTGACGAGCAGGGGGAGATCTTTGTTGCTTCCCCCTTATACAAGCAAAGGTATTCACTAACGAGCGGCCACTGCCTGGATGACGATGCCATCACAGTGCGCCACTACCCCACCCGGATAGAAGACGAGCAGGTACAGATATTGGCATAA